In one Candidatus Edwardsbacteria bacterium genomic region, the following are encoded:
- the recR gene encoding recombination mediator RecR: MHYGSEILSRTIDELMKLPGIGRKTAQRLAFYLLKSSKEDAVALANAIVELKEKVRFCVQCYNASENDLCTICQDVKRESLLICVVEETNDLLAIEKTSEFKGLYHVLQGHLSPLDGIGPDDLRIRELMVRLEKTEVKEMIIATNPNAEGEATALYLMKLVKPLGIKVTRIARGLPVGSDLEFSDEVTLSRALTGRQEM, translated from the coding sequence ATGCATTACGGATCGGAAATACTGTCGCGCACCATAGACGAGCTGATGAAGCTTCCCGGCATCGGGCGGAAGACCGCCCAGCGCCTGGCTTTCTATCTGCTTAAGTCCAGCAAAGAGGATGCGGTGGCCCTGGCCAACGCCATCGTGGAGCTTAAGGAGAAGGTCCGCTTCTGCGTCCAGTGCTACAACGCCTCGGAGAACGACCTCTGCACCATCTGCCAGGATGTCAAGCGGGAGTCATTGCTTATCTGCGTGGTGGAGGAGACCAACGACCTGCTGGCCATCGAGAAGACCTCGGAGTTCAAAGGGCTGTACCATGTCCTGCAGGGGCATCTTTCGCCGCTGGACGGCATCGGCCCGGACGACCTGCGGATACGGGAATTGATGGTAAGGTTGGAGAAGACCGAGGTGAAAGAGATGATCATCGCCACCAACCCCAACGCCGAGGGTGAGGCCACCGCGCTGTACCTGATGAAGCTGGTCAAGCCGCTGGGGATAAAGGTGACACGGATAGCCCGGGGTCTGCCGGTGGGCAGCGATCTGGAGTTTTCCGACGAGGTGACATTGAGCCGGGCCCTGACCGGCCGGCAGGAGATGTGA
- a CDS encoding YbaB/EbfC family nucleoid-associated protein has product MAKGMGDILKQAQMMQTKMESIQKELANKRVEASVGGGMVKVTADGQQNILDIKISPEIIKPEEADMLQDLVLSGVQEAIKMSRDLAAKEMSGLTGGMSLPGMF; this is encoded by the coding sequence ATGGCCAAGGGAATGGGGGATATTTTAAAGCAGGCCCAGATGATGCAGACCAAAATGGAAAGCATCCAGAAAGAACTGGCCAATAAGCGGGTGGAGGCTTCGGTGGGCGGCGGCATGGTCAAGGTGACGGCCGACGGCCAGCAGAATATCCTGGATATAAAGATCTCGCCGGAGATCATCAAGCCCGAAGAAGCCGATATGCTGCAGGACCTGGTTCTAAGCGGTGTGCAGGAGGCCATCAAGATGTCCCGCGACCTGGCGGCCAAGGAGATGTCCGGCCTGACCGGCGGCATGAGCCTCCCGGGGATGTTTTAA